CGCGGTGAGGTCGGCATCGGTGAGTCCGCCGCCCTCGGCGGCCACGATGAGGTCGGCGTCGGCGTAGGCCGAGCTGACCGAGTTGTAGGTGGTGCGCTCGATGGTGGCGGTGGCGAGCAGGCTCGCGGCCACGAAGGCCGTCCCGAGCATGATCGCGATGCCGGCGGCGACCAGGCGGCCGGCCGAGGAGCGCATCTGGTGCAGGGTCAGGCGCAACATCAGCGGGCACCCGCCGACTGGTCGATCGTGCGCAGGGCGTCCAGCCCGGCCATCACCGACTCCGGGGTGGGGGAGGCGATGGTCCCGGCGATCCGCCCGTCGGCGAGCAGGACGACCTGGTCGGCGTAGGCGGCCGCGGCCGGATCGTGGGTGACCATGACGATGGTCTGGTCGAGCTCGCGCACGCTGCGCCGCAGGAAGGAGAGCACCTCGGCGCCGGAGCGGGAATCGAGGTTGCCGGTGGGTTCATCGGCGAAGACCACGTCCGGGCGGGTGCTCAGCGCGCGGGCGATCGCCACGCGCTGCTGCTGCCCGCCGGAGAGCTGGTGTGGCTTGTGGGTGAGCCGGTCGCGCATGCCGAAGGTGTCGACCAGCATGTCCAGCCAGGTCTGTTCGAGCGCGGTGCCCGCCAGCTCCGAGGGCAGGGTGATGTTCTGGTGGGCGGTGAACATCGGCAGCAGGTTGAAGGCCTGGAAGACGAACCCGATCCGCTCGCGCCGCAGCCGGGTCAGCTCGTTGTCGCCCAGGGCGGTCAGGTCGGTGCTGCCGAGCAGCACCTGGCCCGAGGTGGCCGTGTCGAGCCCGGCGAGCAGGTGCATCAGCGTGGACTTGCCCGAGCCGGAGGGGCCCATGATGGCGGTGAACTGGCCGGTCTCGAAGCCGATCGAGACGTCGTCGAGTGCGGTCACGGCGACGTCTCCGCTGCCGTAGACCTTGGTGAGGTGGTGGGCGCTGACGGCATGGACGGCACTGGCGGAGCCGGCCGTGGTGCCCGGGCTGGTGGGTGGTGTGGTGGTCATGCCTCGACGGTAGGAGCCGGGCGGGTCCGCGCGCGTCTGGCCTGGGTCTGGTTGTGGGGTCATTCCCTGGGTGGACACCGTTGGGCCGGTCTCCACCCGGCCGGCCTCAGGTGCCGGGGCTGACGAGGCCGGTCTCGTAGGCGGTGACGACCGCCTGCACGCGGTCGCGGGCGTCGAGCTTGGACAGCACCCGGCCGACGTGGGTCTTGACGGTCGCCTCGGCGACGAACAGGTCCGAGGCGATCTCGGTGTTGGATCGACCGCGTGCCATCAGGATGAGCACCTCGCGCTCGCGCTCGGTCAGGGCATCCAGGACGGCGGCCGGCGCCTTCTGCTCGTCCGGCAGCACGGTGGCGAGGTGCTCGATCAGCCGCCGTGTGCTGGAGGGGGCGATCACCGCCTCGCCGTGGTGGACGGTGCGGATGGCGGCGAGCATCTCCTCCGGCGGGGTGTCCTTGAGTAGGAACCCGCTGGCGCCCGCCTTGATGGCGCGCAGCACGTACTCGTCCAGATCGAAGGTGGTCAGGATGACCACCTTGGGCACCGTGCCCGTGCGGGCGGCGCTGGGGTCGGTCAGGGCGGCGGTGGCCGCCAGGCCGTCCATCTGCGGCATCCGGACGTCCATGAGCACGACGTCGACGTCGTGGGAGGACAGCAGCCGGACCGCTTGCGCGCCGTCACCGGCCTCGATGACGACCTCCATGTCCGGCTGGGAGTTGATGACCAGCGCGAACCCGGCGCGCACGAGCTGCTGGTCGTCGACCAGGGCGACGCGGATCGGTGGCGGGGGTGGGGCGTCGTCGATCATCGACGGTGGTCCTCTCGGTCCGCGGGGAGGGCCCCGCCGGCGTCGTACGGCTGGGGGGTGTGCGGGTGCTGGGGGGCAGTCTGCCAGGTCGGGGTCGGGCTCGGGGTCGGCGCCGGCGGCGGCGGGGTGCCCTGGGGCGCAGTGGTGACGGCGGTGCCGGACGGGGCAGCCGGGACCGGGAGCTCGGCCCTGACCCGGAAGCCTCCGCCCGGGCGCGGGCCGGCGCCGAGCGTGCCGCCGAGCATTCCCGCGCGCTCGCGCATGCCGAGCAGGCCGTGCCCGGCGCCGTCGGAGAAGGCCGCGGCGCCGCGGCCGTCGTCGTCGATCTGGAGCACCAGGGCGTCGGGCTGCCACTGCACCAGCACGGTGGCGTGGGCGTCGGGCCCGGCGTGCTTGAGGATGTTGGTCAGGGACTCCTGCACGATCCGGTAGACGGTCAGCCCGGCGCCGGGCGGCAGCCAGCGGGCCTCGCCCATCCGCACCAGCGAGACGGCCAGACCGGCGTCGCGCACCTGCGCGACGAGGGTGTCGAGATCGTGGGACTCCGGTTGCGGGGCGAGCGGCCCGTCGGCCTGGTCGCTGCGCAGCACGCCGAGGATCTTGCGCATGTCCGCCAGCGCCGCCCGCCCGGTCTCGGAGATCGTCGTCAGTGCCCTGCCGGCCGCCTGCGGGTCCTGCGCGGCGGCGTAGCGCCCGCCGTCGGCCTGGGCGATCACCACCGAGAGGGAGTGGGCGACGATGTCATGCATCTCCCGGGCGATGCGGG
Above is a window of Ruania suaedae DNA encoding:
- a CDS encoding ABC transporter ATP-binding protein; this translates as MTTTPPTSPGTTAGSASAVHAVSAHHLTKVYGSGDVAVTALDDVSIGFETGQFTAIMGPSGSGKSTLMHLLAGLDTATSGQVLLGSTDLTALGDNELTRLRRERIGFVFQAFNLLPMFTAHQNITLPSELAGTALEQTWLDMLVDTFGMRDRLTHKPHQLSGGQQQRVAIARALSTRPDVVFADEPTGNLDSRSGAEVLSFLRRSVRELDQTIVMVTHDPAAAAYADQVVLLADGRIAGTIASPTPESVMAGLDALRTIDQSAGAR
- a CDS encoding response regulator; protein product: MIDDAPPPPPIRVALVDDQQLVRAGFALVINSQPDMEVVIEAGDGAQAVRLLSSHDVDVVLMDVRMPQMDGLAATAALTDPSAARTGTVPKVVILTTFDLDEYVLRAIKAGASGFLLKDTPPEEMLAAIRTVHHGEAVIAPSSTRRLIEHLATVLPDEQKAPAAVLDALTEREREVLILMARGRSNTEIASDLFVAEATVKTHVGRVLSKLDARDRVQAVVTAYETGLVSPGT
- a CDS encoding sensor histidine kinase, which codes for MTTADPPPSLPVRRFSPFTVDLVLALAFIITISTLSIANLGSMQTTWFGSAVSVVTSIGMPLALAWRRTRPVPSAVTVYAMALAHVVSGVVLTASDVAIFAALYSVTVYGPRWARRTALAGALLGSAIVALWFIYYNGFTDPTGALFSGVTVFGLLSAVVLSCWAVGLVRRTRVQQRETLAERAARLEVERDQQAQIATQAERARIAREMHDIVAHSLSVVIAQADGGRYAAAQDPQAAGRALTTISETGRAALADMRKILGVLRSDQADGPLAPQPESHDLDTLVAQVRDAGLAVSLVRMGEARWLPPGAGLTVYRIVQESLTNILKHAGPDAHATVLVQWQPDALVLQIDDDGRGAAAFSDGAGHGLLGMRERAGMLGGTLGAGPRPGGGFRVRAELPVPAAPSGTAVTTAPQGTPPPPAPTPSPTPTWQTAPQHPHTPQPYDAGGALPADREDHRR